In one Streptomyces sp. T12 genomic region, the following are encoded:
- a CDS encoding acetate--CoA ligase family protein: MTAPDLITSPDLDALFTPRGIAVIGASRDPAKLGAALARSVTAFPGHVALVNARDPEPAAGIYPSVEEAAAHGPVDLALICLPARACADAVAAAAKAGAGAAVVYGGGFAEAGPEGERYQRELADVVERTGIRLLGPNTSGFLAPAHGLTTSFVPGAADVPAGRIAVVAASGGVNHALAFLLGEAGHGVSLAVGLGNSADVTTADVLDHLAADPHTTAVALHIESVSDGRGLADSVARLTTTRPVVALVVGRHDIGAFAASHTGALATSWRTTRAALAQAGAVLVDDERELVDAVGALSLVRLPPAADPGVGVVTAQAGPGLLLLDDLRGRRAAVPELTADTRRTLADVLPPLTYQANPVDTGRPGPGFTAVLEAVAADPAVDLIAGYALHEPGAFDLVEAVETAGVSVPMVLGVGGAGDDVRRVRRALLDRGVPVTGDPSGLAAMTGALLADARARNRTTAVPAVAVHVEVGPGPWDEDQAKTLLAALGVPTMPRRTCADRAEAHRALAELPGPVAVKLLDAAVLHKTEIGGVRLGVRTPEELDAALDAIETAGGRRFLVESMAPPGVDLVVGARRDAVFGPIVLVGLGGTTAEALADVSIRLAPLSVAEAAAMPAELAGHALLDGWRGGPVLDRPALGEAVAALGDLLAAHPELAEIEINPLRITAQGLVVLDAVCIAAETTEPLQEKVMTDGRTHQ; the protein is encoded by the coding sequence ATGACCGCCCCCGACCTGATCACGAGCCCCGACCTCGACGCGCTGTTCACCCCCCGCGGCATCGCCGTCATCGGCGCCTCCCGCGACCCGGCGAAGCTGGGCGCCGCGCTGGCCCGTTCGGTCACCGCTTTCCCCGGGCACGTGGCGCTGGTCAACGCCCGCGACCCGGAGCCCGCCGCCGGCATCTACCCGTCGGTCGAAGAGGCCGCCGCGCACGGCCCCGTCGATCTCGCCCTGATCTGCCTCCCGGCCAGGGCCTGCGCCGACGCCGTGGCCGCGGCCGCCAAGGCCGGGGCGGGGGCCGCCGTCGTGTACGGGGGCGGGTTCGCCGAGGCCGGACCGGAGGGCGAGCGGTACCAGCGGGAGCTGGCCGACGTCGTCGAGCGCACCGGCATCCGGCTGCTGGGCCCGAACACCTCCGGGTTCCTCGCGCCCGCTCACGGCCTCACTACGAGCTTCGTGCCGGGTGCGGCCGACGTACCCGCCGGCCGGATCGCCGTGGTGGCGGCCAGCGGGGGCGTCAACCACGCGCTGGCGTTCCTGCTCGGCGAGGCCGGGCACGGCGTGAGCCTCGCGGTCGGCCTGGGCAACAGCGCGGACGTCACGACCGCCGATGTCCTCGACCACCTGGCCGCCGACCCGCACACCACGGCTGTGGCCCTGCACATCGAGTCCGTCTCCGACGGCCGCGGCCTGGCCGACTCGGTCGCCCGGCTCACCACCACCCGCCCGGTCGTCGCGCTCGTCGTCGGCCGCCACGACATCGGCGCCTTCGCCGCATCCCACACCGGCGCCCTCGCCACCTCCTGGCGCACCACCCGCGCCGCCCTCGCCCAGGCGGGCGCCGTGCTGGTGGACGACGAACGCGAACTGGTCGACGCGGTGGGCGCCTTGTCCCTCGTACGACTGCCCCCGGCCGCCGATCCGGGGGTGGGCGTGGTGACGGCACAGGCAGGCCCGGGACTGCTGCTCCTGGACGACCTGCGGGGGCGCCGCGCCGCCGTGCCCGAGCTGACCGCCGACACCCGGCGCACGCTGGCGGACGTACTGCCCCCGCTGACCTACCAGGCCAACCCGGTCGACACCGGCCGCCCGGGCCCCGGCTTCACCGCCGTACTGGAAGCGGTGGCCGCCGACCCGGCCGTGGATCTGATCGCCGGGTACGCGCTGCACGAGCCCGGCGCCTTCGACCTGGTCGAGGCCGTGGAGACAGCCGGGGTGAGCGTGCCGATGGTGCTCGGAGTAGGGGGCGCGGGCGATGACGTACGGCGGGTTCGCCGCGCCCTCCTCGACCGGGGTGTCCCGGTGACCGGTGACCCGAGCGGGCTCGCCGCGATGACCGGCGCGCTGCTGGCCGACGCACGCGCCCGCAACCGTACGACGGCGGTGCCTGCCGTAGCGGTGCACGTGGAGGTCGGACCCGGCCCCTGGGACGAGGACCAGGCCAAGACGCTCCTCGCCGCGCTCGGCGTGCCGACCATGCCCCGCCGGACCTGCGCCGACCGCGCCGAGGCCCACCGGGCGCTGGCCGAACTGCCCGGCCCGGTGGCGGTCAAGCTGCTGGACGCGGCCGTGCTGCACAAGACCGAGATCGGCGGGGTCCGGCTCGGCGTGCGGACGCCGGAAGAGCTCGACGCGGCCCTGGACGCGATCGAGACGGCGGGTGGGCGCCGTTTCCTTGTGGAGTCGATGGCCCCGCCCGGCGTGGACCTCGTGGTCGGCGCCCGGCGCGATGCGGTGTTCGGCCCCATCGTCCTGGTCGGCCTCGGCGGCACCACCGCCGAAGCCCTGGCGGACGTCAGCATCCGGCTCGCCCCGCTGAGCGTGGCCGAGGCCGCCGCCATGCCCGCCGAGCTGGCCGGACACGCCCTCCTCGACGGCTGGCGCGGCGGGCCCGTACTGGACCGGCCCGCGCTGGGAGAGGCGGTGGCGGCCCTGGGCGACCTGCTCGCCGCCCACCCCGAACTCGCCGAGATCGAGATCAATCCGCTGCGGATCACCGCCCAGGGCCTTGTGGTGTTGGATGCTGTGTGTATCGCGGCGGAAACCACTGAGCCGCTGCAAGAGAAGGTGATGACTGATGGCCGCACCCATCAGTGA